AGGAGGAGCAAAAATGACGAATGAACTAGTCTTTTTCACATATCCAAGTTGTACATCATGTCGTAAAACGAAATCATGGTTAAAAGAGGAACATGTTGATGTAGAGGAACGTCATCTGTTCAGAAATGCTCCAACAGTTGATGAACTCATGGAACTGTTGAAATTATCGACGGACGGGATTGAAAGTTTGCTCGCAACACGCAGTCAAGCCTTCAAAGATCTCGGCATT
This region of Exiguobacterium acetylicum DSM 20416 genomic DNA includes:
- a CDS encoding Spx/MgsR family RNA polymerase-binding regulatory protein, producing the protein MTNELVFFTYPSCTSCRKTKSWLKEEHVDVEERHLFRNAPTVDELMELLKLSTDGIESLLATRSQAFKDLGIDIEDMKLSELLRLMSDNPKLLRRPIITDGKQLVIGYDKPGLETLAKRKHRTIAHVS